The following coding sequences lie in one Thalassoglobus polymorphus genomic window:
- a CDS encoding TadE/TadG family type IV pilus assembly protein: MRKCIRSGDLFVSDIKDRSGVAVLWFIGLLPVLIVMFGVMVDTTRLWTGRVELENAIEAAALSGVQTWGTGANSAVGRASTRDDSLTTGAANLIVGQDAMNPYDATPVILLRNENIGGGDANDNDDLAGELILGTVSVDGNDEFIFCSNTSPGVGQAHAIRVQKTATINSAWADLFGINVGPYSIQASAVAAYFNGQPRIVHVATYSDSCP, encoded by the coding sequence ATGAGAAAATGCATTAGAAGCGGCGACCTGTTTGTCTCTGACATCAAAGATCGTAGTGGAGTTGCAGTCCTCTGGTTCATTGGTTTGCTGCCCGTATTGATCGTCATGTTCGGTGTGATGGTAGACACCACACGACTATGGACAGGCCGAGTGGAACTTGAAAACGCCATAGAGGCTGCCGCATTAAGTGGTGTGCAGACTTGGGGGACGGGCGCGAATTCCGCCGTCGGGCGGGCATCCACACGAGACGATTCGCTGACGACAGGTGCTGCCAACTTAATCGTTGGTCAAGATGCTATGAATCCGTATGATGCAACGCCAGTCATACTTTTGCGGAACGAAAATATCGGCGGTGGAGATGCCAATGATAATGATGACCTCGCTGGGGAATTAATTCTTGGCACAGTCTCTGTTGATGGAAATGATGAGTTCATTTTTTGTTCAAACACCTCGCCTGGTGTCGGTCAAGCTCACGCAATACGAGTTCAAAAAACTGCGACAATCAATAGCGCCTGGGCGGACCTCTTCGGAATCAACGTCGGGCCGTATTCGATTCAGGCAAGTGCGGTCGCGGCCTATTTCAACGGACAGCCCAGAATTGTGCATGTCGCAACTTACTCAGATTCTTGCCCTTGA